Proteins encoded in a region of the Schaalia hyovaginalis genome:
- a CDS encoding NAD(P)-dependent oxidoreductase: protein MPFRIAVLGLGAMGLPMAAHLAQTFEVIGFDPSEERRALAASRGIAIADSALAASAEADFLLVAVRNAAQLEDLLYGEQGVIRILPEGAAVILTSTVGTGAVEALAARLAKSGIGLVDAPISGGPLRAGKGELLVTAAAAPSVWERAEPILRAMAGTLVRIGDEPGKGQAMKTVNQLLCGVHIAAAAEALALAGRLGLDQRTALDALMAGAAESFMLGNRGPRAIEADEGRDPEVLSRLDIFVKDMGIVTEAAKRAGIAIPVAAAAEQLFILGNAQGRGTDDDSTVIRVLNPRS from the coding sequence ATGCCGTTCAGAATCGCCGTCCTCGGCCTCGGCGCCATGGGCCTGCCCATGGCCGCCCACCTCGCGCAGACCTTCGAGGTCATCGGCTTCGACCCCTCCGAGGAGCGCCGCGCCCTGGCCGCCTCCCGAGGAATCGCCATCGCCGACAGCGCCCTCGCCGCCTCAGCCGAAGCCGACTTCCTCCTCGTCGCCGTCCGCAATGCGGCCCAACTCGAAGACCTCCTCTACGGCGAACAGGGCGTCATCCGGATCCTCCCCGAGGGCGCGGCCGTCATCCTCACCTCGACCGTCGGCACCGGGGCCGTTGAAGCCCTCGCCGCCCGGCTCGCGAAATCCGGCATCGGCCTCGTCGACGCCCCGATCTCAGGGGGTCCCCTCCGAGCCGGGAAGGGCGAACTCCTCGTCACCGCGGCGGCCGCCCCCTCGGTCTGGGAGCGCGCCGAACCGATCCTGCGCGCGATGGCCGGCACCCTCGTCCGCATCGGCGACGAACCGGGCAAGGGGCAGGCGATGAAGACCGTCAACCAACTGCTCTGCGGCGTCCACATCGCAGCAGCCGCAGAGGCCCTCGCCCTCGCCGGCAGACTCGGACTCGACCAGCGCACCGCACTCGACGCGCTCATGGCCGGGGCAGCCGAATCCTTCATGCTCGGCAACCGCGGCCCCAGGGCCATCGAAGCCGACGAGGGGCGCGATCCCGAAGTGCTCTCGCGCCTCGACATCTTCGTCAAAGACATGGGGATCGTGACGGAGGCCGCCAAACGCGCCGGCATCGCCATCCCCGTCGCCGCCGCCGCCGAGCAGCTGTTCATCCTCGGCAACGCGCAGGGCCGGGGCACCGATGACGATTCAACCGTGATCCGCGTCCTCAACCCCCGCTCCTGA
- a CDS encoding four-carbon acid sugar kinase family protein yields MPLIPRTDLLAGLPPAPSIAAAEVAAAQSAASHAPIHIVLDDDPTGTQSVAGLPVLTSWQIDDFTWALGTGAPAVYVMTNSRSLSPENAEGITREVVAAALESARGLGVEIDFVSRSDSTLRGHYPLETDTIADALTSATGRGADGIVLVPAFPEAGRITIRGVHYAGSADHGYLPAAESEFAEDNTFGYSRSSLAEWVEEKTGGARRADDVLLIDIETLRTDPDRTVDILLSAKNSTPIAVDAVETADMRALALALIRAEEAGSRFIYRVGPPFVRERIGQEPHPPLTPAEIEHSRSGRACTAGGLVVVGSHVGVTARQLDRLTRGKDVPVLVLDSARILTGEDPEGCIADLIDEAVAALQTGTAILRTSRAMLSGFDPDTALAQARAVSAAIVAVVHGVIERTTPRFVVAKGGITSSDVASKGLEIRRARVIGPMLPGIVSLWSAIDGPAAGIPYIVFAGNVGTDESLAEVVTKLEL; encoded by the coding sequence ATGCCCCTCATCCCCCGCACCGATCTGCTCGCAGGACTGCCCCCGGCGCCCTCCATCGCCGCCGCCGAGGTCGCCGCAGCCCAATCCGCCGCCTCGCACGCCCCCATTCACATCGTCCTCGACGACGACCCCACGGGCACCCAGTCGGTCGCCGGCCTCCCGGTGCTCACCTCCTGGCAGATCGACGACTTCACCTGGGCGCTGGGAACCGGCGCCCCGGCCGTCTACGTGATGACGAACTCGCGCTCCCTCAGCCCCGAAAACGCCGAAGGCATCACCCGCGAGGTCGTCGCCGCCGCCCTCGAATCAGCGCGGGGGCTCGGTGTCGAGATCGACTTCGTCTCACGCTCCGACTCGACCCTGCGCGGCCACTACCCCCTCGAAACGGACACGATCGCCGACGCCCTGACATCGGCGACCGGGCGCGGCGCCGACGGGATCGTCCTCGTCCCGGCCTTCCCCGAAGCCGGACGGATCACGATCCGCGGCGTCCACTACGCGGGCTCGGCCGACCACGGGTACCTCCCCGCGGCCGAGTCCGAATTCGCCGAGGACAACACCTTCGGCTACTCCCGCTCCTCACTCGCCGAATGGGTCGAAGAGAAAACCGGCGGCGCCAGACGCGCCGACGACGTCCTCCTCATCGACATCGAAACCCTGCGCACCGACCCCGACAGGACCGTCGACATCCTCCTCAGCGCGAAGAACTCGACGCCCATCGCCGTCGACGCCGTCGAGACCGCCGACATGCGCGCCCTCGCGCTCGCCCTGATCCGCGCCGAGGAGGCAGGATCGCGCTTCATCTACCGCGTCGGCCCGCCCTTCGTCCGCGAGCGCATCGGCCAAGAGCCCCACCCCCCTCTCACCCCCGCCGAGATCGAGCACTCCCGATCGGGCCGCGCCTGCACCGCCGGCGGCCTCGTCGTCGTCGGCTCCCACGTCGGCGTGACCGCCCGCCAGCTCGACCGCCTGACCCGCGGGAAGGACGTGCCCGTCCTCGTCCTCGACTCCGCCCGCATCCTCACCGGCGAGGACCCCGAGGGCTGCATCGCGGACCTCATCGACGAAGCCGTGGCCGCGCTTCAGACCGGGACCGCGATCCTGCGGACCTCCCGCGCGATGCTCTCCGGATTCGACCCCGACACGGCGCTCGCCCAAGCCCGCGCCGTCTCCGCCGCGATCGTCGCCGTCGTCCACGGCGTCATCGAACGGACGACCCCGAGATTCGTCGTCGCCAAGGGCGGCATCACATCCTCCGACGTCGCCTCGAAGGGACTGGAGATCCGCCGCGCCCGCGTCATCGGCCCCATGCTCCCCGGGATCGTCTCCCTCTGGTCCGCGATCGACGGTCCCGCGGCGGGGATCCCCTACATCGTCTTCGCCGGCAACGTCGGCACCGACGAATCCCTCGCAGAAGTCGTCACCAAGCTCGAACTGTAG
- a CDS encoding FadR/GntR family transcriptional regulator: protein MKRDLVEQVVDDITKAIIDAEYQEGEALPPEGGLASRLNVSRLTAREAVRILKDRGILEVVQGRGTFVAPRAQWNDLSTLVACALHDSSPRDVGLRLTELRRMIEVGAAGLAARNRSEADLAALASHIAAMEAADEADDVSRHIEEDLAFHRRILLASANPFIPVVMSPLEKALHESRVVTASHPEVRKRAQNHHRTILDALRIRDEEVAKDAMRAHMTQTRLDLVQNTDS from the coding sequence ATGAAGCGGGACCTCGTCGAACAGGTCGTCGACGACATCACCAAGGCGATCATCGATGCCGAGTACCAGGAGGGCGAGGCGCTCCCCCCGGAGGGCGGCCTGGCCTCGCGCCTGAACGTCTCGAGGCTGACCGCCCGCGAGGCGGTGAGGATCCTCAAGGACCGCGGGATCCTCGAAGTCGTCCAGGGCCGGGGCACCTTCGTCGCACCCCGTGCGCAGTGGAACGACCTGTCGACCCTCGTCGCCTGCGCCCTGCACGACTCGTCTCCGAGGGACGTCGGCCTTCGTCTCACCGAGCTTCGCCGGATGATCGAGGTCGGCGCCGCCGGTCTGGCCGCGCGCAATCGCTCGGAGGCGGATCTCGCCGCCCTCGCGTCGCACATCGCGGCGATGGAGGCGGCCGATGAGGCCGATGACGTGTCCCGGCACATCGAGGAGGACCTGGCCTTCCACCGGCGGATCCTCCTCGCCTCCGCGAACCCCTTCATCCCCGTCGTCATGTCCCCTCTCGAGAAGGCCCTCCACGAATCGCGCGTCGTCACGGCCTCCCATCCCGAAGTGCGCAAGCGGGCGCAGAATCACCACCGCACGATCCTCGACGCGCTTCGGATCCGCGATGAAGAGGTCGCGAAGGACGCCATGCGGGCGCATATGACTCAGACGCGCCTGGATCTCGTGCAGAACACCGACTCCTAA
- a CDS encoding ferritin-like fold-containing protein: protein MDTEYAPVPHEDVEVIGLLAYSALAVMTRLAKDGDQAPDIEAHIEHARMSARAFEIFEQLEVWAAHRGIDLLAAAGQYSGLYDDLDARTRPTTWFERTVKTYVTVGIIGDLLLEVSQRHELFDGEAAPWDLAQGEWERTHLAPVTAADPQLAARLSLWARRVAGEVLGLARATLFTHPDLAQDPDTADAIAAFVTKRHGERMAQINLKA, encoded by the coding sequence ATGGACACCGAGTACGCACCCGTTCCCCATGAGGACGTTGAAGTCATCGGCCTGCTCGCCTACTCCGCGCTCGCGGTGATGACGCGACTCGCCAAGGACGGCGATCAGGCGCCCGATATCGAGGCGCACATCGAGCACGCGCGGATGTCGGCGCGCGCTTTCGAGATCTTCGAGCAGCTCGAGGTGTGGGCGGCTCATCGAGGCATCGACCTCCTCGCCGCCGCGGGCCAGTATTCCGGTCTGTACGACGATCTGGATGCGAGGACGCGGCCCACGACCTGGTTCGAGCGCACGGTGAAGACCTACGTGACCGTCGGCATCATCGGGGATCTGCTTCTCGAGGTGTCCCAGCGCCACGAGCTCTTCGACGGCGAGGCCGCGCCCTGGGACCTCGCGCAGGGCGAGTGGGAGCGGACGCATCTCGCGCCCGTGACCGCTGCTGACCCGCAACTCGCCGCCCGCCTGTCGCTGTGGGCGCGCCGTGTCGCCGGTGAGGTCCTCGGATTGGCGAGGGCGACCCTGTTCACCCACCCGGACCTCGCTCAGGACCCGGATACCGCCGACGCGAT